In Pyricularia oryzae 70-15 chromosome 2, whole genome shotgun sequence, one genomic interval encodes:
- a CDS encoding peroxisomal biogenesis factor has product MVADALVYHPTVSHYLKFVATTVGRDKVLRVIQYFARFYAWYLFRTNGTPGEIAPWAAIKKQFGLVRKFMRVGKNVEHLRAAAVAADAKTADPVVRYTTVGRQLGYAGYLTFDAATVLDAAGIRPSKNAARLGREAFRFWAFGLTFSIVGQLYALWRLKEREARVDRKEGEGVVEGKRIAIERAAARTQLISDLCDLTIPTSALGWIPFDDGIVGIAGTVSSLIGVMAQWKKTA; this is encoded by the exons atggtcgccGACGCCCTCGTATACCACCCCACGGTGTCGCACTACCTCAAGTTCGTCGCCACGACCGTGGGTCGCGACAAGGTGCTGCGCGTGATCCAGTACTTTGCCCGCTTTTACGCCTGGTACCTGTTCCGCACCAACGGCACGCCCGGCGAGATCGCCCCCTGGGCCGCCATCAAGAAGCAGTTTGGCCTCGTGCGCAAGTTTATGCGCGTCGGCAAGAACGTCGAGCACctgcgcgccgccgccgtcgccgctgACGCTAAGACTGCCGACCCCGTCGTGCGCTACACCACCGTCGGCCGCCAGCTCGGCTACGCCGGCTACCTGACCTTTGACGCGGCTACCgtgctcgacgccgccggcaTCAGACCCTCCAAGAACGCCGCCAGGCTCGGCAGGGAGGCCTTTAGATTCTGGGCCTTTGGCTTGACCTTTAGCATCGTCGGCCAGCTGTACGCTCTGTGGAGGCTGAAGGAGCGCGAGGCCAGGGTCGACCGCAAGGAGGGTGAGGGTGTTGTCGAGGGCAAGAGGATCGCAAT TGAGAGGGCGGCCGCCCGCACCCAGCTCATCTCTGACCTGTGCGATCTGACCATCCCGACATCGGCTTTGGGCTGGATTCCCTTTGACGATGGCATTGTCGGTATCGCTGGTACCGTGAGCAGCTTGATCGGTGTCATGGCACAATGGAAGAAGACCGCATGA
- a CDS encoding asparaginyl-tRNA synthetase has translation MAALQELADRTKAEDNVYVDTDVGVDGNEADGSEQKPYKSLGYAFIRNHGLPTKTYQIRASTTGALGPDEEPSTRLIWKEPAKSAVKKAQSMLDAHKKKLLKADQAAAAEEELRQKRLKNLEDAKNIKITEDPSLPPATRVELWQKDLELGEGDNKGPRVKVFGRIHHLRVQKHATFLTLKSGPDQLQCILSGDLTKTYEALLFAQGTALFVYGELRKVLDGKNAPDGRELQVDYYEVTGRAPGDADAIANKVSWSQDIWESDMLDNRHLVLRGDQTTSVLTVREAVELAFIKTFESMRIKKVSPPALVQTQVEGGSTLFKFDYYGEAAYLTQSSQLYLETVLPSLGNVYCIEKSFRAEKSLTRRHLSEYTHVEGELDGINFEDLLVHIEEVICRVVDSVLDNPEVARHVKALNPDFVKPSRPFMRMKYSDAIDWLNAQDPPILNEEGHPHVFGDDIAEAAERRMTDIINRPILLTHFPVEIKAFYMKKDPNDLRVTESVDVLMPGVGEIVGGSMRMEGYEDLMAAFKREGIDPAPYYWYLDQRKYGTSPHGGYGLGLERFLAWIAKQHTVRTCCLYPRFMGRCKP, from the coding sequence ATGGCTGCATTGCAGGAGCTCGCCGATCGGACTAAGGCCGAAGACAATGTCTACGTCGACACCGATGTCGGTGTTGACGGCAACGAGGCCGACGGCTCCGAGCAGAAGCCCTACAAGTCTCTTGGCTACGCCTTTATCCGCAACCATGGCCTGCCCACCAAGACATACCAGATCCGCGCTTCTACGACGGGCGCCCTGGGCCCTGACGAGGAGCCCTCGACCCGCCTGATCTGGAAGGAGCCGGCCAAGAGCGCCGTCAAGAAGGCCCAGTCGATGCTAGACGCGCACAAGAAGAAGCTGCTCAAGGCTGAccaagccgccgccgccgaggaggagctgcGCCAGAAGCGCCTCAAGAACCTCGAAGACGCCAAGAACATCAAGATCACCGAGGACCCCTCGCTTCCACCCGCAACAAGGGTCGAGCTGTGGCAGAAGGACCTGGAGCTGGGTGAGGGTGATAACAAAGGCCCGAGGGTCAAGGTGTTTGGCCGCATCCACCACCTGCGTGTCCAGAAGCACGCCACCTTTCTGACGCTCAAGAGCGGCCCCGATCAGCTGCAGTGCATTCTCTCTGGCGACCTCACCAAGACGTACGAGGCTTTGCTATTCGCCCAGGGCACAGCCCTCTTCGTCTACGGAGAGCTCCGCAAGGTTCTGGACGGCAAGAATGCGCCCGACGGCCGCGAGTTGCAGGTCGACTACTACGAAGTCACGGGTCGCGCACCCGGTGACGCTGATGCCATTGCCAACAAGGTATCGTGGTCACAGGATATTTGGGAGTCGGACATGCTTGACAACAGGCATCTGGTTCTCCGTGGTGACCAGACCACGTCTGTGCTCACCGTCAGGGAGGCTGTCGAGCTTGCATTTATCAAGACTTTTGAGAGCATGAGGATCAAGAAGGTTTCGCCGCCAGCCCTTGTCCAGACCCAGGTCGAGGGAGGCTCAACACTGTTCAAGTTTGACTATTACGGAGAGGCTGCATATCTCACGCAGTCCTCTCAATTGTACCTTGAGACGGTGCTTCCCTCGCTTGGCAACGTGTACTGCATTGAAAAGTCGTTCCGTGCCGAGAAGAGTCTTACTCGTCGTCACCTGTCAGAATACACCCACGTGGAGGGTGAGCTGGACGGGATCAACTTTGAGGACCTCCTCGTCCACATCGAGGAGGTCATCTGCCGTGTCGTGGACAGCGTCCTCGACAACCCCGAGGTTGCACGCCACGTCAAGGCTCTCAACCCCGACTTCGTCAAGCCCTCCAGACCCTTCATGAGGATGAAGTACAGCGACGCGATCGACTGGCTTAACGCCCAAGATCCGCCGATCCTCAACGAGGAGGGCCACCCTCACGTGTTCGGCGACGACATCGCCGAGGCTGCCGAGCGTAGGATGACCGACATCATCAACAGGCCAATCCTCCTCACCCACTTCCCCGTCGAGATCAAGGCCTTCTACATGAAGAAAGACCCCAACGACCTCCGGGTGACCGAGAGTGTCGACGTGCTCATGCCCGGCGTTGGTGAAATCGTGGGCGGTTCGATGAGAATGGAGGGCTATGAGGATCTGATGGCGGCGTTCAAGAGGGAGGGTATCGACCCGGCACCGTACTACTGGTACCTGGACCAGAGGAAGTATGGCACATCGCCGCACGGAGGATATGGCCTTGGTCTCGAGCGCTTCTTGGCATGGATTGCGAAGCAGCACACTGTCCGCACCTGCTGCCTGTACCCTCGCTTCATGGGACGTTGCAAACCTTGA